Proteins encoded in a region of the Nocardia asteroides genome:
- a CDS encoding DUF2461 domain-containing protein: MTGFTGFPLAGPDFYEDLEADNSKAFWTAHKKIYDESVLAPMKALVTDLEPDFGPAKIFRPYRDVRFAKDKSPYKTAQGAVVRAAPGVGWYVQINAAGLFVGGGFYQGSPDQLAQLRATIDDEVRGPELAAILAELAHAGYTIDGEKLKTRPKGYDADHPRIDLLRHKSITCGKEFGAPAWLETPRAAKEIRSAWETMRPLVEWLAAVVGGVPS; this comes from the coding sequence ATGACCGGATTCACAGGCTTTCCGCTGGCGGGGCCGGACTTCTACGAGGACTTGGAAGCCGACAACTCCAAGGCGTTCTGGACCGCGCACAAGAAGATCTACGACGAGTCGGTGCTCGCGCCGATGAAAGCGCTCGTAACCGATCTCGAACCGGACTTCGGACCGGCAAAGATCTTCCGGCCCTACCGGGACGTGCGATTCGCCAAGGACAAGTCGCCGTACAAGACCGCGCAGGGCGCTGTGGTGCGCGCCGCGCCGGGCGTGGGCTGGTACGTCCAGATCAACGCCGCGGGCTTGTTCGTCGGCGGGGGTTTCTACCAGGGCTCGCCCGACCAGCTCGCGCAGCTGCGCGCCACCATCGATGACGAGGTGCGCGGACCGGAACTGGCGGCGATCCTCGCGGAACTCGCCCACGCGGGCTACACCATCGACGGCGAGAAACTGAAGACCCGCCCCAAGGGCTACGACGCCGACCATCCGCGCATCGACCTGCTGCGCCACAAGTCCATCACCTGTGGCAAGGAATTCGGCGCGCCCGCCTGGCTGGAAACCCCGCGGGCGGCGAAGGAAATCCGCTCCGCGTGGGAGACTATGCGGCCGCTGGTCGAGTGGCTCGCGGCGGTGGTCGGCGGCGTGCCGTCGTAG
- a CDS encoding fatty acyl-AMP ligase, with product MSRFTDEMYATAQTSERGLVTGEPGAPLRRTWSEIHRIARRMAGGLAAAGIGHGDAVGVLAGMPVDIAPACQAVWMRGASITMLHQPTPRTDLVVWARDTETVLTMIEARAVVLGAPFEAAEPLLRERGITVVRIDQLPDGPDIDPVPTAEGDIALQQLTSGSTGSPKAVRITHENFFVNAHAMFDRVKFQLGDDVMVSWLPLFHDMGMVGFLSVPMQFGAEVVCVTPMDFLTRPLLWADLISKYRGTVTAAPNFAYSLLARRLRQADDGAFDLSSVRYMWNGAEPVDPDTMDALAEAGKRFGLNPMALTPVYGMAETTLAVSIPDPGHGQVLDVVDADLLEALGKAVPVPEEHGHPANIRRLPTLGYLVDQLEGRVVDSERQPLPTRSVGVIELRGPAVTSGYVTVDGFQSAQDSEGWLDTGDIGYFTDEGLIVVCGRMKDVIIMGGRNIYPTDIERAATRVAGVRPGNAVAVRLDAGQHRESFAVVVESNSHQNHEEVRRIEREIVHSVFAEVGARPRTVTVLGPGALPKTSSGKLRRAATAIHLPRG from the coding sequence TTGAGCAGGTTCACCGACGAGATGTATGCCACGGCGCAAACCTCCGAGCGCGGACTGGTCACCGGCGAGCCGGGCGCCCCGCTGCGGCGCACCTGGTCCGAAATCCACCGGATCGCCCGGCGTATGGCGGGCGGGCTGGCGGCAGCGGGCATCGGGCACGGCGACGCGGTCGGCGTGCTGGCAGGCATGCCGGTCGACATCGCCCCGGCCTGCCAGGCCGTCTGGATGCGCGGGGCGTCGATCACCATGCTGCACCAGCCGACCCCGCGTACCGATCTGGTGGTCTGGGCGCGCGACACCGAGACGGTGCTGACCATGATCGAGGCGCGCGCGGTCGTGCTCGGCGCGCCGTTCGAGGCGGCCGAGCCGCTGCTGCGCGAGCGCGGCATCACCGTGGTCCGCATCGACCAGCTGCCCGACGGTCCCGACATCGATCCGGTGCCCACCGCCGAGGGCGATATCGCCTTGCAGCAGTTGACCTCCGGGTCGACCGGCTCGCCCAAGGCGGTGCGGATCACGCACGAGAACTTCTTCGTCAACGCCCACGCCATGTTCGACCGGGTGAAATTCCAGCTCGGCGACGACGTGATGGTCAGCTGGCTGCCGCTGTTCCACGACATGGGCATGGTCGGATTCCTCAGTGTGCCGATGCAGTTCGGCGCCGAAGTGGTCTGCGTGACGCCGATGGACTTCCTCACCAGGCCGCTGCTGTGGGCCGATCTGATCAGCAAGTACCGCGGAACCGTCACCGCCGCACCGAATTTCGCCTATTCCCTGCTCGCCAGGCGGCTGCGGCAGGCCGACGACGGCGCGTTCGACCTCAGCAGTGTGCGCTACATGTGGAACGGCGCCGAACCGGTCGATCCGGACACCATGGACGCCTTGGCCGAGGCAGGCAAACGCTTCGGGCTCAACCCGATGGCGCTCACCCCCGTCTACGGCATGGCCGAGACCACGCTGGCCGTGTCGATCCCCGATCCCGGTCACGGGCAGGTGCTCGACGTGGTCGACGCCGACCTGCTCGAGGCGCTCGGCAAGGCGGTGCCCGTGCCGGAGGAGCACGGGCATCCCGCCAACATCCGCCGATTGCCCACCCTCGGCTATCTGGTCGACCAGCTGGAGGGGCGGGTCGTCGACAGCGAGCGTCAGCCGCTGCCCACCCGGTCGGTCGGCGTGATCGAATTGCGCGGTCCCGCCGTCACTTCCGGGTACGTGACGGTGGATGGTTTCCAGTCGGCCCAGGACAGCGAGGGCTGGCTGGACACCGGCGACATCGGCTACTTCACCGACGAGGGACTGATCGTGGTGTGCGGCCGGATGAAAGACGTGATCATCATGGGCGGGCGCAACATCTATCCGACCGATATCGAGCGCGCGGCCACCAGGGTGGCGGGCGTGCGCCCCGGGAACGCGGTGGCGGTTCGCTTGGACGCGGGCCAGCACCGGGAGAGTTTCGCCGTGGTGGTGGAGAGCAACAGCCACCAGAACCACGAAGAGGTCAGGCGCATCGAGCGCGAGATCGTGCACTCCGTCTTCGCGGAGGTCGGCGCGCGGCCGCGTACCGTCACCGTGCTCGGACCCGGCGCGCTGCCGAAGACCTCCTCCGGCAAACTGCGAAGGGCGGCAACCGCGATCCATCTGCCGCGCGGATGA
- the egtD gene encoding L-histidine N(alpha)-methyltransferase, with the protein MTAATLDIHLTEDDLNAALRSDARLGLEATPKWLPPKWFYDGRGSELFERITELPEYYPTRTERALLDRVVDEIADAAQAEVLVELGAGSAAKTRLLLTASIARGPLKTYVPQDVSSTALRAAVDEVATEFPGLAVHGVVSDFTGTLDTLPRGGRRMIAFLGGTIGNLVPEERSAFLARIHDVLEPGEQLLLGAGLVTDPAVLVPAYDDAAGVTAEFNRNVLHVLNARLRADFAPEKFRHVAVWDAEREWIEMRLEASEDMTVTVGDLDLTARFGRGEQIRTEISAKFRVDGLDAELAAAGFDTGHVWTDPDDRFALVLAGRR; encoded by the coding sequence ATGACCGCAGCCACGCTGGACATCCACCTCACCGAAGACGATCTGAACGCGGCGCTCCGCTCGGACGCCCGGCTCGGCCTGGAAGCCACCCCGAAATGGTTGCCGCCCAAATGGTTCTACGACGGCAGGGGCAGCGAGCTGTTCGAGCGGATCACCGAGCTGCCCGAGTACTATCCGACCCGCACCGAGCGCGCGCTGCTGGATCGGGTGGTCGACGAGATCGCCGACGCCGCCCAGGCCGAGGTGCTCGTCGAGCTCGGCGCGGGATCGGCGGCGAAGACTCGCCTGCTGCTCACCGCGTCGATCGCCCGTGGGCCGTTGAAGACATATGTGCCGCAAGATGTTTCGTCGACGGCGCTGCGCGCCGCGGTGGACGAGGTCGCGACCGAGTTTCCCGGGTTGGCCGTGCACGGTGTGGTCAGCGATTTCACCGGCACCTTGGACACCCTGCCGCGCGGCGGACGCCGAATGATCGCCTTCCTGGGCGGCACCATCGGCAACCTGGTCCCCGAGGAGCGGTCCGCATTCCTCGCCAGGATCCACGACGTGCTCGAACCGGGTGAGCAACTGCTGCTCGGAGCCGGGCTGGTCACCGACCCGGCGGTGCTCGTCCCCGCCTACGACGACGCGGCGGGTGTGACCGCCGAGTTCAACCGGAACGTGCTGCACGTGTTGAATGCCCGGTTGCGCGCCGACTTCGCGCCGGAGAAGTTCCGGCACGTCGCGGTCTGGGACGCGGAGCGGGAGTGGATAGAGATGCGGCTGGAGGCGAGCGAGGACATGACCGTCACGGTCGGCGACCTCGATCTGACCGCGCGCTTCGGCCGCGGCGAACAGATACGCACCGAGATCTCGGCGAAATTCCGGGTCGACGGCCTCGACGCCGAACTCGCCGCCGCGGGCTTCGACACCGGACACGTGTGGACCGATCCGGACGATCGCTTCGCGCTGGTCCTCGCCGGGCGGCGCTGA
- the egtB gene encoding ergothioneine biosynthesis protein EgtB — translation MTTSHSAPTDNSGTEQLRDRIADVLTRARQRTLTLTDCVDEAELVAQHSRLMSPLVWDLAHIGNQEELWLVRDVGGRDPVRADIDELYDAFKHARANRPTLPLLDPTQARGYVGAVRDKVFDVLERSDLRGRPLIDGGFAFGMIAQHEQQHDETMLATHQLRTGAAVLSAPAAPTSAAPVTGEVVIPAGEFTMGTSTDAWALDNERPAHQVRVPGFAIDAAPVTNEQYLAFVDDGGYERPELWSERGWAHRVEAGLVAPQFWERDPSGRWWRRVFGVMTPLRPRQPVVHVCWFEAEAYANWAGKRLPTEAEWEKAARFDPATGVSRRFPWGEADPDAATANLGQRHLEPAEVGAYPAGASPAGVHQLIGDVWEWTASGFEAYPGFRAFPYREYSEVFFGGDYRVLRGGCFGTDPVACRATFRNWDHPVRRQIFAGFRLARDLRPGEGE, via the coding sequence GTGACCACTTCGCATTCCGCCCCGACCGACAACTCCGGCACCGAACAGCTCCGCGACCGGATCGCCGACGTCCTCACCCGCGCGCGACAGCGCACCCTCACCCTCACCGACTGTGTCGACGAAGCCGAACTGGTGGCCCAGCATTCGCGGCTGATGAGCCCGCTGGTCTGGGACCTCGCACACATCGGCAACCAGGAAGAACTCTGGCTCGTGCGCGATGTCGGCGGCCGCGACCCGGTGCGCGCCGACATCGATGAACTCTACGACGCCTTCAAGCACGCCCGCGCGAACCGGCCCACGCTGCCGCTGCTGGACCCCACGCAAGCCCGCGGCTACGTCGGCGCCGTGCGCGACAAAGTGTTCGATGTGCTGGAGCGCAGCGACTTACGAGGTCGTCCACTGATCGACGGCGGTTTCGCGTTCGGAATGATCGCTCAGCACGAGCAGCAGCACGACGAGACCATGCTGGCCACCCATCAGCTGCGCACGGGAGCCGCCGTGCTCTCCGCGCCCGCGGCGCCGACTTCGGCGGCGCCGGTCACGGGGGAAGTCGTCATCCCGGCGGGTGAATTCACCATGGGCACTTCGACCGACGCGTGGGCGCTGGACAACGAGCGCCCCGCCCATCAGGTCCGGGTGCCCGGTTTCGCGATCGACGCCGCGCCGGTCACCAACGAGCAGTACCTGGCCTTCGTCGACGACGGCGGCTACGAGCGGCCCGAACTGTGGTCCGAGCGTGGCTGGGCGCACCGCGTCGAGGCGGGCCTGGTCGCGCCGCAGTTCTGGGAGCGCGATCCGTCCGGGCGCTGGTGGCGGCGGGTCTTCGGGGTGATGACCCCGCTGCGGCCTCGGCAGCCGGTAGTGCACGTGTGCTGGTTCGAGGCCGAGGCCTACGCGAACTGGGCAGGCAAGCGCCTGCCCACCGAAGCGGAGTGGGAGAAGGCGGCCAGGTTCGACCCGGCCACCGGCGTGTCGCGCCGATTCCCCTGGGGCGAGGCCGATCCCGATGCCGCCACCGCCAACCTCGGGCAGCGTCACCTGGAGCCCGCCGAGGTCGGCGCGTATCCGGCAGGCGCGTCCCCCGCGGGTGTGCACCAGCTGATCGGTGACGTGTGGGAATGGACCGCCTCCGGCTTCGAGGCGTACCCGGGATTCCGCGCGTTCCCGTACCGGGAGTACTCCGAGGTGTTTTTCGGCGGCGACTACCGGGTGCTGCGCGGCGGTTGTTTCGGTACCGATCCGGTGGCCTGCCGCGCCACCTTCCGCAACTGGGACCACCCCGTCCGCCGCCAGATCTTCGCCGGGTTCCGCTTGGCGCGAGACCTGCGGCCGGGAGAAGGCGAGTGA
- the egtC gene encoding ergothioneine biosynthesis protein EgtC codes for MCRHLGYVGPPVRVGEMLTLGSHSLRTQAWAPRDMRHGGTINADGFGVAWWRVAADETVTASRYRNAAPIWTDPAVDEVLPQLESAAVLAAVRSATVGMPVERSACAPFTRDRWAFSHNGVVPDWRRTLTGVAGEFALIAAELGAEDLFTPARLLEAESATDAATLWVLLCDLLSTSSPDGEWSAAPAALRLLVSAILGRAPEARLNLLLSDGAQLWATTCSHSLSVLVTDDFALVSSEPFDDDPRWRSIPDRSLVSAKPGTLSVDALL; via the coding sequence ATGTGTAGACACCTCGGCTACGTCGGTCCGCCGGTGCGGGTGGGCGAGATGTTGACCCTCGGTTCCCATTCACTGCGCACCCAGGCCTGGGCCCCGCGCGACATGCGCCACGGCGGCACCATCAACGCCGACGGCTTCGGCGTCGCCTGGTGGCGCGTCGCGGCGGACGAAACGGTCACCGCCAGCCGTTACCGCAACGCCGCGCCGATCTGGACCGACCCGGCGGTGGACGAGGTGCTGCCGCAGCTGGAGTCCGCCGCCGTGCTCGCGGCGGTGCGGTCGGCGACGGTCGGCATGCCGGTCGAGCGGTCCGCGTGCGCGCCGTTCACCCGCGACCGCTGGGCGTTCAGTCACAACGGCGTGGTTCCGGACTGGCGTCGCACCCTCACCGGCGTGGCCGGCGAGTTCGCGCTCATCGCGGCCGAACTGGGCGCCGAGGATCTGTTCACCCCGGCGCGGCTGCTGGAGGCGGAATCGGCCACCGACGCCGCCACACTGTGGGTGCTGCTGTGCGATCTGCTGTCGACCAGTTCCCCGGACGGTGAGTGGTCGGCGGCTCCGGCGGCGCTGCGGCTGCTCGTGTCCGCGATCCTCGGCCGGGCGCCGGAGGCACGCCTGAATCTGCTGCTCTCCGATGGCGCGCAGCTGTGGGCGACCACCTGCTCCCACTCCCTGTCGGTGCTGGTGACCGACGATTTCGCACTCGTGTCCTCCGAACCGTTCGACGACGACCCACGCTGGCGATCGATCCCGGACCGCAGCCTGGTCAGCGCCAAGCCCGGCACGCTGTCCGTCGACGCCCTCCTCTGA
- a CDS encoding ribose-phosphate diphosphokinase, with amino-acid sequence MTASWIDNQKNLMLFSGRAHPELAEQVAKELDVHVTPQIARDFANGEIFVRFEESVRGSDAFVLQSFPAPLNQWLMEQLIMIDALKRGSAKRITAVLPFYPYARQDKKHRGREPISARLVADLLKTAGADRIITVDLHTDQIQGFFDGPVDHMHAQLQLAEYIRTNYSLEHITVVSPDSGRVRVAEKWADSLGGSPLAFIHKTRDPLVPNQVKSNRVVGEVEGRTCILIDDMIDTGGTIAGAVKVLKEAGAGDVVIAATHGVLSPPAAERLASCGAKEVVVTNTLPLTEEKKFPQLTVLSIAPLLARTIREVFENGSVTGLFNGNA; translated from the coding sequence GTGACCGCGTCATGGATCGATAACCAGAAGAACCTGATGCTCTTCTCGGGACGCGCTCATCCTGAGCTGGCCGAGCAGGTCGCCAAGGAACTCGACGTCCACGTCACCCCGCAGATCGCACGGGACTTCGCCAACGGCGAGATCTTCGTCCGGTTCGAGGAGTCGGTCCGCGGTTCCGACGCCTTCGTTCTGCAGAGCTTCCCCGCACCGCTGAACCAGTGGCTGATGGAACAGCTCATCATGATCGACGCGCTCAAGCGCGGCTCGGCCAAGCGGATCACCGCGGTGCTGCCGTTCTACCCGTACGCCCGCCAGGACAAGAAGCACCGCGGCCGCGAGCCCATCTCGGCCCGCCTGGTGGCGGATCTGCTGAAGACCGCGGGTGCGGACCGGATCATCACCGTCGACCTGCACACCGACCAGATCCAGGGCTTCTTCGACGGCCCGGTCGACCACATGCACGCCCAGTTGCAGCTGGCGGAGTACATCCGCACCAACTACAGCCTCGAGCACATCACCGTCGTGTCCCCCGACTCCGGCCGCGTGCGCGTCGCGGAGAAGTGGGCCGACTCGCTGGGCGGCTCGCCGCTGGCCTTCATCCACAAGACCCGCGACCCGCTGGTGCCCAACCAGGTGAAGTCCAACCGCGTGGTCGGTGAGGTCGAGGGCCGCACCTGCATCCTGATCGACGACATGATCGACACCGGCGGCACCATCGCGGGCGCGGTCAAGGTGCTCAAGGAGGCCGGCGCCGGTGACGTGGTCATCGCCGCGACCCACGGCGTGCTGAGCCCGCCCGCCGCCGAGCGCCTGGCGAGCTGCGGCGCCAAGGAGGTCGTGGTGACCAACACCCTGCCGCTGACGGAGGAGAAGAAGTTCCCGCAGCTGACGGTGCTGTCCATCGCGCCGCTGCTGGCCCGAACCATCCGCGAGGTCTTCGAGAACGGCTCGGTCACCGGCCTTTTCAACGGCAACGCATAA
- a CDS encoding aminotransferase class V-fold PLP-dependent enzyme, whose protein sequence is MLDDDRVRADTPGCVSGPGPGPVFLDSAGSSLPPRVVTETVVAHLRREAEIGGYRAANERLDDLAEVKTAIGALINAEPESIALSDSATRSWADFFYSVPLAAGDRVLVSEADYASNAIAALQRARATGATVEKIPSDGSGQIDLDALEALVDERVKLVSVLHAPTNGGLVNPAAEATRIAHSVGALVLLDACQSAGQLPLDVAELGVDALSATGRKWLRGPRGTGFLYLRPELARSMEPGRLDLHGAEWTGPSDYRLAPDASRFEFWECDVAGRLGLGAAVRYLLELGPEDVYAAIAARAEHLRKALPEIPGVTVRDLGIRHSGIVSFTVDGVDPVEVRDRLLAQDITVTVSHAGSTLLDMNGRGLASVVRASPHCFVGFDELDRFVAAVASL, encoded by the coding sequence ATGCTGGATGACGATCGCGTACGAGCCGACACTCCCGGATGCGTGTCCGGGCCCGGACCAGGCCCGGTTTTCCTCGACAGCGCCGGGTCGTCGCTGCCGCCCCGGGTCGTCACCGAGACCGTTGTCGCGCACCTGCGGCGGGAGGCGGAGATCGGCGGCTATCGCGCCGCGAACGAACGGCTCGATGATCTCGCCGAGGTCAAGACCGCGATCGGCGCGCTGATCAACGCCGAACCGGAAAGCATCGCGCTCAGCGACAGCGCCACCCGCTCCTGGGCGGACTTCTTCTACTCGGTACCACTCGCCGCGGGCGACCGCGTCCTGGTCTCCGAGGCCGACTACGCCAGCAATGCCATCGCCGCCCTGCAACGCGCCCGAGCCACCGGCGCCACGGTGGAGAAGATCCCCAGCGACGGCAGTGGGCAGATCGACCTCGACGCACTGGAGGCGTTGGTCGACGAACGGGTCAAGCTGGTCTCGGTGCTGCACGCGCCGACCAACGGCGGGCTGGTGAACCCCGCCGCCGAGGCGACCCGGATCGCGCACTCCGTCGGCGCGCTGGTGCTGCTGGATGCCTGTCAGTCCGCCGGGCAGCTGCCCTTGGACGTGGCCGAGCTCGGTGTCGACGCGTTGTCGGCCACCGGTCGCAAGTGGCTGCGCGGCCCGCGTGGCACCGGGTTTCTTTACCTGCGGCCGGAATTGGCGCGGTCGATGGAGCCCGGACGGCTCGACCTGCACGGCGCGGAATGGACCGGTCCGAGCGACTACCGGCTCGCACCCGATGCCAGCCGCTTCGAGTTCTGGGAATGCGACGTCGCCGGCCGCCTCGGCCTGGGCGCCGCGGTGCGATACCTGCTCGAGCTGGGCCCGGAAGACGTCTACGCCGCGATCGCGGCCCGCGCCGAGCACCTGCGCAAGGCGCTGCCGGAGATTCCCGGCGTGACTGTGCGCGACCTCGGCATCCGGCACAGCGGCATCGTGTCCTTCACCGTCGACGGCGTCGACCCCGTCGAGGTGCGCGACCGGCTGCTGGCGCAGGACATCACGGTCACGGTCAGCCACGCCGGCTCGACCCTGCTGGACATGAACGGCCGGGGCCTCGCCTCCGTCGTGCGCGCCTCGCCGCACTGCTTCGTCGGCTTCGACGAACTCGATCGCTTCGTCGCCGCGGTGGCCTCGCTGTAG
- the pth gene encoding aminoacyl-tRNA hydrolase, whose protein sequence is MSNTESSAGPALVVGLGNPGPEYERTRHNVGFLVADVLAERVGGRFGVHKKSGADLLQARLDGRQVLIAKPRSFMNLSGRAVAALARFFSVPPTEVIVVHDELDLPFGAIRLKRGGGEGGHNGLRSVSSALTTKDYLRTRIGIGRPPGRQDPADYVLKPFAAPERKEVPVIIEQAADAVELLLRVGLETAQNQLH, encoded by the coding sequence CTGAGTAACACCGAATCGTCCGCCGGGCCCGCGCTCGTCGTCGGACTGGGTAATCCCGGTCCCGAGTACGAGCGCACCCGGCACAATGTCGGTTTCCTGGTCGCCGACGTGCTCGCCGAGCGCGTCGGCGGCCGTTTCGGTGTGCACAAGAAATCCGGCGCCGACCTGCTGCAAGCCCGGCTGGACGGGCGCCAGGTGCTGATCGCCAAGCCGCGATCGTTCATGAACCTGTCCGGCAGGGCGGTGGCCGCGCTGGCGAGGTTCTTCTCCGTGCCGCCGACCGAGGTGATCGTCGTGCACGACGAACTCGACCTCCCCTTCGGGGCGATCCGGCTCAAGCGCGGCGGCGGCGAAGGCGGGCACAATGGTCTTCGCTCCGTCTCCAGCGCCCTGACCACCAAGGACTACCTGCGTACCCGCATCGGCATCGGCCGCCCGCCGGGCAGGCAGGATCCGGCCGATTATGTGCTCAAGCCGTTCGCGGCGCCGGAGCGCAAAGAGGTGCCGGTGATCATCGAGCAGGCCGCCGACGCGGTGGAACTGCTGCTGCGCGTCGGGTTGGAGACCGCGCAGAATCAATTGCACTGA
- the egtA gene encoding ergothioneine biosynthesis glutamate--cysteine ligase EgtA, with product MAVTLERSESAGCATEQGELSSRAAAEAYIGGVCFKLGPPALIGAELEWLTVHGECSASGPSAAPRPQLSMLADALGPYAPRSIAPDSPALALPGGSRVTLEPGGQIELSSAPYGAAAQLCERLRDDARLLRELLASRSIRTVSVAADADRRPKRLLQLPRYRAMERSFGGIGPFGKLMMCNTAATQVSVDAGADRADVTARWTALNAVGPALLAAFACSPSLRGAPPGAWASQRMRAWLRLDNMRTRPPVLDWTDPVAAYGRWALDVPLLCVRAPGGTTERGDGDEGWSAPPGATFADWLSGALDDEVGRRPDTGDLDYHLTTLFPPVRASGHLEVRYIDAQPGDMWTVPVHVFEGLMSSPAVVAEASSIAAPLAGRWVDAARYGLADPDIRAGAVALLRLAAEHTATDEAARAVRVAAERCHRGRTPTDDDTGNGSEPPGAAP from the coding sequence ATGGCGGTGACGCTCGAGCGTTCTGAGTCGGCTGGTTGTGCCACCGAGCAGGGAGAACTTTCCTCCCGGGCCGCGGCGGAGGCCTACATCGGGGGGGTGTGCTTCAAGCTCGGGCCACCGGCCCTCATCGGCGCCGAACTCGAGTGGCTCACGGTGCACGGTGAGTGTTCGGCGTCCGGCCCTTCGGCCGCTCCGCGCCCCCAGCTGTCGATGTTGGCGGACGCGCTCGGACCGTACGCACCACGGTCCATCGCCCCTGATTCGCCGGCGCTCGCGCTGCCGGGGGGCAGCCGGGTCACACTCGAACCCGGAGGTCAGATCGAACTCTCCAGCGCCCCTTACGGCGCTGCCGCGCAGCTGTGCGAGCGGCTGCGTGACGATGCCCGCCTGTTGCGGGAACTTCTCGCTTCCCGGTCCATTCGCACCGTTTCCGTCGCCGCCGACGCGGACCGCCGCCCCAAACGCTTGCTTCAGTTGCCGCGCTATCGCGCGATGGAGCGCTCCTTCGGCGGCATCGGTCCTTTCGGCAAGCTGATGATGTGCAACACCGCGGCGACCCAGGTCAGTGTCGACGCGGGTGCCGACCGTGCGGACGTCACCGCACGCTGGACCGCCCTGAACGCCGTCGGCCCGGCCCTGCTGGCCGCCTTCGCCTGCTCACCCTCCCTGCGCGGCGCACCGCCCGGCGCGTGGGCGTCCCAGCGCATGCGGGCATGGCTGCGGCTGGACAACATGCGCACCCGCCCGCCGGTGCTGGACTGGACCGATCCGGTGGCCGCGTACGGCAGATGGGCGCTGGACGTGCCGCTGCTGTGCGTGCGCGCGCCCGGCGGGACCACCGAACGCGGTGACGGTGACGAGGGATGGTCCGCACCGCCCGGAGCGACATTCGCCGACTGGCTGTCCGGCGCGCTGGACGACGAGGTCGGCCGCCGCCCGGACACCGGCGACCTCGACTATCACCTGACCACGCTGTTCCCTCCGGTGCGTGCCTCGGGCCACTTGGAAGTCCGCTACATCGACGCCCAGCCCGGTGACATGTGGACCGTTCCGGTACACGTCTTCGAGGGGCTCATGTCCAGCCCCGCGGTGGTCGCCGAGGCGAGCTCGATCGCCGCGCCGCTGGCCGGTCGCTGGGTCGACGCCGCTCGCTACGGATTGGCCGATCCGGACATCCGTGCCGGTGCGGTCGCCCTGCTGCGGCTCGCGGCCGAGCACACCGCGACCGACGAGGCGGCCCGCGCCGTGCGAGTCGCCGCCGAACGATGTCACCGTGGTCGGACCCCGACCGACGACGACACCGGCAACGGCTCGGAGCCTCCGGGAGCGGCCCCGTGA